The nucleotide sequence TTGCTACCATCTTTACGCTCGACATCTACCGGAAAGTGTTCAACCCGGAGGCTTCTGAAAAGAAGCTGGTGAGTGTGGGCAAGATTGCCGTGGTGGTGGCTATGCTACTCGGCGTGCTGATTGCCCCGCACTTGGGCATCGACAAGAAAGGTGGTTTCGAGTTCATTCAGGAGTACACGGGCTTTGTGTCGCCGGGTATTTTTGCCATGTTCATCTTGGGCTTCTTCTGGAAGCGGACCACCTCTGCGGCAGCGTTGTTTGCTACCATCGGCGGCTTCGTGCTGTCGGTTATCCTGAAAGCACTGCCCAAACTAACGGACCTATCGTGGCTGGCTGGTACCGGCTTCGCGGTGCCGAATGCGGAGGGCGTGTACGAAATTCCCTTCCTCGACCGGATGGGGTTTGTGTTCCTGATCTGCGTGGTGGTGATGATAGTAATCAGCTTAGTCCAAACCAGCCGTGGCGTACGCACCAACGGCCTGGAAGTGGACGCCAGCATGTTCCGGCCGCAGCGCAGCTTCACTATCGGCGCCCTGGCCATCGTGTCTATGCTCACGGTGCTCTACGTGGTGTATTGGTAACTCCCCGCGGGCCGCGGTGCTACACTGCCGCGGCCCGTGGTTGGAGTGAAGCGCAAGCGTTGCTACCCGCAAGGCTACTTCGATACGCTCGGGCTATACATAGCGTGAGCAGCAACTACATTACAACTCATCATGACTACTACCATTTCCATGCGTAGGCTGACAACTGTTGGCTTACTGCTGGCCGGGCTCACTGTTTTCAGCAGTGAACGTCCCGCGCCCGAAAAAGGCTTAAAGGACTACTACAAAGATTACCTTTTGGTGGGGGTGGCCGTATCGCCGGCCGGGCTGAAGGGGTCGGAGGGTGAGCTGATTAAGCAGCACTTCAACAGCATCACGCCCGAGAACTCCATGAAAATGGGCCCCATCCACCCCGAGGAAAACCGGTACTCCTGGAAGGACTCGGATGAGATTGTGCAGTTCGCGCAAGACAACAAGCTGCGGGTGCGCGGCCACAATTTGCTGTGGCACGAGCAAACGCCCAAGTGGCTGTTCAAGGATGCGAACGGCAAGCAGGTGTCCAAGGAAGTGCTGCTTAAGCGCCTCAAAGACCACATTGATACCGTGGTGAAGCGCTACAAAGGCAAAATTTACGCCTGGGATGTGGTGAACGAAGCCATTTCCGACAACCCGCAGGAGTTTCTGCGCAACTCGGAGTGGTACCAGATCTGCGGCGAAGACTTCATTGCCAAAGCCTTCGAATACGCCCACGCTGCCGACCCCAAAGCCGTACTGTTCTACAACGACTACAACACCGAGCGGCCCGAAAAGCGCGAGCGAATCTACAAGCTGCTCAAGAAGCTGAAAGACGCCAACGTGCCGATTGATGCGGTAGGGCTGCAAGGCCACTGGTCATTGGAGGAGCCTACGGAGCAGGAACTGCGCAAGGCCATCGAGCAGTACTCATCGTTGGGGTTGAAGGTGCAGATAACGGAACTGGACGTGTCCATCTACCCGTGGGAAAAGGACCGCCGCGCCAAGCGCCCCGACGAATCGGACGCCTACACGCCCGAGTTGGAGCAGAAGCAGATCGAGCAGTACAAGATGTTTTTCCGGGTGTTCCGAGAAAACAAGAACGTGCTAACCGGCATCACCTTCTGGAACATCTCCGATAAATACACTTGGCTGGACACGTATCCGGTGCCTGGTCGCAAAAACTACCCCCTGCTTTTCGACCAGAACCAGAAGCCCAAGAAGGCTTACTGGGAAGTGGTAAAGTTTTAGAGCCCCAGAAAACTAGTTTCTCTCTTCAGACAAGGAGGAAAACTAGTTTTCTGGCTTCTGACCCTTCTGTATTGTCGTGCCTTTTCACTGAATCCCAATGAAATTCCTGCCTTTCTATACTGCTAGATTCCGCACAGCCTGCTGTTTGTGGCTGGTGCTACTAGTCCCATTCGTGGCACAGGCGCAAACGCCAGCCAAGAAACTAACAGACACATATGTGTCAGCTGAGAAAGGGAAAAACGGCTTTACGCTGGCTGCCTCAGGCCAAGCTGCCGCCCTTTACGCCAGCAACACCGACTGGCCCGGCGTGTTGCGGGCCGCCCAAGACTTGCAGGCCGATGTCAACCGCGTTACCAACGTTACGCCTACGCTCATCACCGATAAAGCCCCGGCCGGTAAAGAAGTGGTGCTGATTGGCACCATTGGCAAAAGCCCGCTGATTGATGGGCTAGTGAAAGCCAAGAAGCTGGACGTGTCGCAGGTGACGGGCAAGTGGGAAACCTTCGTGCTGCAAGTGGTGGAAAAGCCCCTGCCCGGCGTGGACCGTGCCCTAGTTATTGCCGGCAGCGACAAGCGCGGCACCATCTACGGCATTTATGATTTGTCGCAGCAGATAGGGGTGTCGCCGTGGTACTGGTGGGCCGATGTGCCTACCAAGCCGCAGAAGGTACTATATGTAGCTGTTGGGCAGCATACGCAAGGCACGCCGAAAGTGAAATACCGCGGCATTTTCATCAACGATGAAGCCCCGGCCCTGCAAAACTGGTCGAAGGAGAAGTTTGGTGGCGTCAATTCCAAGATGTACGCGCACATGTTCGAGCTGATTCTGCGCTTGAAGGGCAACTACCTGTGGCCTGCCATGTGGGGCAACATGTTCAACGTAGACGACCCGCAAAACCCGGTGCTGGCCGATGAGTACGGTATTGTGATGGGTACTTCGCACCACGAGCCACTCACGCGGGCCCACGAGGAATGGAAGCACGCCGGCAAAGGCGCCTGGAACTACCAAACCAACGCCACCACCCTGCAGGAGTTTTGGCGCGGCGGTATGAAGCGCATGGGTACCCGCGAAAACATTGTGAGCATAGGCATGCGCGGCGACGGCGACGAACCTATGAGCGAAGACAGCAACATTGCGCTGCTGGAAAAAATAGTGGCCGACCAGCGGAAAATTATTGCCGAAGAAACCGGTAAGCCCGCCGAGCAAACCCCGCAGCTCTGGGCGCTCTACAAGGAAGTGCAGGACTACTACGACAAAGGCATGCGCGTACCCGACGACGTGACGCTGCTGCTCTGCGACGACAACTGGGGCAACATCCGTAAGCTGCCAAAAATAGGGGAGAAGCCCCGAGCCGGTGGCTACGGTATCTACTACCACTTCGACTATGTGGGTGGCCCCCGCAACTACAAGTGGCTCAACACCAACCCGCTGCCGCGCATCTGGGAGCAAATGCATTTGGCCCACGAGTACGGCGCCAACCAAATTTGGATTGTGAACGTGGGTGACTTGAAGCCCATGGAGTTTCCCATCAGCTTCTTCCTCGACTACGCCTGGAACCCCGACAAAATCAGCGCCGACCAAGTAGACGACTACAGCCGGGAGTGGGCCGCCAAGCAGTTTGGTGCTAAATACGCCACCGGTATTGCTGATATTCTGGCTAAGTATGCCAAGTACAACGCCCGTCGCAAGCCCGAACTGCTCAACGCCGACACCTATAGCCTAACCAACTACCGCGAGTGGGAAACGGTGGTGGCCGACTACAACCGCCTCCTGACCCAAGCCGAGCAAATCAACCAGCAACTGCCCACCGAGTACCGCGACGCCTACTACCAGCTGGTGCTGCACCCGGTGCAGGCTTGCGCCAACCTGAATGAGTTGTATTACACCGTGGCTCTGAACCGAGAAGCCGCCAAAAACGGGCAGGCTAACACCAACGAGTTGGCCGAGAAAGCCAAGGGCCTGTACGCCAAAGACGCGGAAATCACTAACCGGTATCACGCCCTGGCCGGCGGCAAGTGGAACCACATGATGGACCAAACTCACATCGGCTACACGTACTGGCAGCAGCCTGAAAAGAACGCTATGCCGGCCGTCCAAACTAGCGCCCAGGCTACCACTGTCGCCCCTGCAACGCAAGCTACTCCACCCTCGAAGCCACAGACGAAAGCTGCGGCTGGCGCAGGATTCCAGGAAAACGACGGCTATGTTTCCATTGAAGCCGAGCATTACAGCAAGGCGGTACACGGCGGCAGCGTGAAATGGCAAACCATTCCGGACTTGGGCCGCACGCTCTCGGGTGTTACCACGTTGCCTACCACAGCGGCAAGTCAGATGCCAGCAGCCAGCAGCCCGCACCTGCAATACCGCGTGGAACTGACTGGTAGCGGCCCCGTAACGGTGAAGGCTTATCTGGCTCCCACGCTGAATTTCACTGGTGGCCAAGGCTTGCGCTACGCCGTATCGTTCGACGACGAAGCCCCGCAAATCGTTAACCTGCACACCGGCTTGGTGGCCGACAATGGCAACCGGCCGTGGGAAAAGGCGGTGGCTGAAAGCATTCTTATCAAAGAATCCAAGCACACAGTGGCCAAGCCCGGCACGCACGTGCTCAAATTTTGGCGCGTAGACCCCGGCGTGGTGCTGGAAAAGCTGGTAGTCGACCTCGGCGGTGTCAAGCCGAGCTACCTCGGTCCGCCGGAAAGTGCCTCGGGCGCTTCGACCAACCCTAAAAACGAGAAAGGCAGCGTGGGTCAGTGGTAACACTTGCCGACAACGCGCTACTTAGTACTACAATCGTACGAAGGGCCTTGCTACGTCAGAACAAGTCGTTTCAACGGCTACTGTTCGTCAGGGCAAGGCCCTTCGTACGGCAGGACAGGTAGGCAGTGGCCTACTGCTGCGTGTGGGTAGTTGCCCACAAAGAAAAGGGCCGCGTCAGTGACGCGGCCCTTTTCTTTGTAGTGGTTGGTTGTGCGAGGTCCTCGTGCGGTTTGGCGCGTTTGGCTACTCTACTACTAGTTTGCGGGAGGTTACTCCATACGCATCCTGCACCTGTACCACGTACAACCCTGGGGTTACTTGTAGCGAAACGTCCACAGTTGTCTGGTTGGCGCCTTTCACTTCTTTCACCAACCGGCCGTTCAAGTCAAGCACCCGAACAGTTTGGGCTTTCTCTAGCCCTTGCAGTACAAAGTGGCCACCGGCCGCTGGGTTAGGGGAGAGGGTGAGAGCTGCATTCTGGTTGCTCTTGGTGCTCAGCACGGTGGTGCGCACGTAGTTCTTCAACCACACCAGCGCCGGGCGTTCTGTGTTGTCGCCGTTGGCTATGTAGGCACCCTGGGTGGTGCGCCAGTGACCAGGCCGGTACCCCCAAAGTGTAATGCCACGCACTGCTGGATGCTCCCAAAGTGCAGGGAAAACGCGCTGGTATTCGGCCAGTTGGATGGCGTCGTCGAGCTGCGGTGGCATGGCCGAGTTCACACCATCAATGTCCAGCTCGGTGATGTACAGCGGCTTGCCGGCCGTAGCGAGCAAAGCGAGGTTGGCCGCCAAGTTAGCCGCCGAAACGTTGCGGGTTTCAAAGGCATGCCCCTGGATCCCTACACCATCAACTAGGTTGCGAGCTACCAGCAAGTTGACGATGCCCAAGTACCGCTGAGCACTAGTCATAGAACTCATAACCCCATAGTCATTGATCATGAGCTGCGCATTGGGGAAGTACCGGCGAGCCAATTCAAACGAGGTAATCACCCAGTCCCAGCCCGTAGTGCCGGCCCCGCCCAGCGCATTGTAGTAGTTGCCAGCGCCGCTGCCCGGCGTATTGGGTCCGTTGTTGCCAGTTGAGCCATTGAGGGGCAGGTCGTTGGTAGGTTCGTTCACCACCTCAATCTGCGTGATATTGGGGTAGCGCTGGGCTACGGCCGCAAACCACTCGTTGATTTCTGCCAGCTGCTCAGCTGCTGGCAACGTCTCAATCCAGATAGGCTGCTGGGCACCCCAAATAAGCGTGTGCAGCTTAAATGAATAGCCCTTGCTCTGCGCCAGCGCATAGGCTGAATCCAACTCGGCCCAGTTCATCACGTTGCGGGTGCTTTCTACGCTGCCCCACTTGCCTGCATTTTCAGGCGTCACCTGATTGAAATAGTTGTTGAAAAACGGCTTTTGCGGAACGCTGTGCACCCCACCCAGGAACTTCGGCTTACCGGTAGCCATAGGCAAGCCAGTAGGCGTGAATACAGTTGGCGGGGTGCTAGAACCCTGCGCCCCGGCGTCCAAATTGGCTACCGTGAAATACAGCCCGGTAGTGCCAAACACAAACTTATCGATATCCAGTCCGTCTTCGCGGGCACCAACCTGGAACGTTTGGGTGAGGTTGCCTGCTGTTACCGTGAAGGCAACAGGGGCTTCTCCACCGTTGAAAGTTGACAGGTTCAGCCACTTCCACACCTGCTGCTGGCCTCCACCGGCATTGCCTACCACTTCGGTGGCGTTGGTGTAGCCCACGCCGCTGAGCTGATTGGCGGTAATCCAGTTGGTGTCGTCGGTGGCCGTTTTGGTGCCGAACCCATTGCCGTAGTAGAAGCTGTCGTCGTTGGCGGCTCCGGTGCCCACCCGAATGCGGGCGTACAGATCGTAGCTACCAGGGCCGGGGAACGTAACGGAATAGGTGATGATGCGGGCCGCCGTTCCTGGATTGTTGGAGTTGATCATGGCGGTGGGCACTACCGTCACGTACTGCACGCCCGTCTGAGTGGGGGTGGTCCAATCTGCGCCTACGGTGCCGGTTTCCGCTTGCTGTACTACGGGGGCGTTTTGGGCTTGTAGCTCTAAGGCGAGGAAAGAGAAAGGAACAAGTAAAAAACGAAGTCTATGTCGAAGCATAGTAAAGGTTGTTTGGTGGGAATGATGGAAAAAGGGCGTGAGATGCCGGGTACATGCGACATCCGCTGACTAAATATATTTTTTCTAGCAGGGCTATAATAAATTGAAGAGAAGCCAGTTGCTTGATAAAATCCGGAACCGTTTGTGATAGTCGGCCGGCATCGATTGTGATAGTAGCGCCGCTCTAAATACCCCAAATCTTGTAGTCTCCTGTCTTCCCTCGAAAAGCCAGCTAAGCGCACGCCAATCCTCCACCCAGGCGTATTGCCTAGGTGTGCAGACTCACCAAGTCAGTTCTTGCAAAGGCATCGTGGCTCACAGCCACAGCCCACCTACCTACTACGTATGCATCAGCTAAGCGGCCCCAGAACCCATTGCCAGGCTCTGTTTACTCGTTGCGGCTTTTGAGTACCTCTCGCACGGAAGTCCACCGGATTTCTGGATAGCGGGCATTATCAAGCGGAGCGAGCTTGGGCAGGCCGCTGAACATGTTGTGGAGGTACTGCATGCCCTGCCACGGCGGAAACACCTCATCAGAGGTCGGCATGAGCGCCCTGGTTACCTTGATCATGGTACCAAGCACACCCAAGCCACCTGCCCACAGCAAACCAAACTTTTTGCCGGTAGCGGCGCTGGCTGCGGCCTGCACTCCCCGGATAGTAGCCACTTCGCCGGCCACGCGCAGAAAACGTGGCGTGGTAGGATCGAGGGCGGCGGCGGCCGTAAAGGCGGCCGTGTCTGCCAGCGTAGTAAAGTCGAGGGGCTGGTCTGCATTGCCCCAGTACGCCACTCGGTGCAATTTAAACAGCACCACCGGGGCTTGCCCGGTCAGCAAGTCCGTGAACATACCGTTGAGCACCGAGGTAGCGGCAATGGGGGCTTTGTCGAGCCGTTCCTGGAACTCCCGGCGCAGGTCTAGGTTGCGGTTGGAGCCGTACGGGAGCTTGGTATAGTCTATCGAGTAGTCAGACGGAATAAAGCGTGGCACGCCCGCTGCAACGGCCGCGTCCAGCAGCCGGGCTTGGGTGTCCACAATCACGTCGCGCAGCCCAGACAACGCCGACACCACGCAGGCCGCGCCCACGCAGGCTTCTGTAAGCTCCTTACTGTTCGCGAAATCAACCTCTACTACCGTGGCTCCTTGCTCGCGGAGGGTGGCAATCTGAGGGTTGGTGCTGCCCCGGCGAATGAGCGCCCGTACATAGGCCCCCCGCTCCAACAACGACAGCGCAATTTGAAGCCCAAGTTCACCGCTGGCCCCTGCCAGCACAATAGTAGTAGGCCCCGAAGAAGCACTTGTGTACGCTGGAGTTTGCTCTGTTGCCATCAGGACGGTGGGGGTAGGGTGGGGCGCGGCTAGGCTAGCACGGAAGCACGACAATCGGGCCTAGCAGCGTAGAATAGAGCATACTGTTCGGCTTGCAGTAAGGTTGTTGCGCCCGGTAAGCCGTTGGCTTTACCGCACCTCCACTAGCTCCTTGCTCTCGAACATGCGCACTGGGGAAATCACCTTTTCGGTTAGCGGGATCCGGTTGCCGTAGCGTTCCTTCAGCTTGGCTTGCACGGCGGGGTGGCTGAGGTCAAATTCACGGAGCGTTTGAAGTTCACCAATTTCGCGGCCGGTGGCTTGCTGGTACATCTTCCAAAGCAGCTCAGAGCAGTAGATTCGGTCGTCGGACCAACCGAAGTAGAGGTCGTAGCTTTTACCGCGATACTGCTCGCCAGCAACTTGCAAGCGTTGTAGGGCAGCGGGGGTAAGCACGGTTTCAGCGTCGCGGAGGCGCTTTACTACAAATTGGCCGCCTTTTCCTCGGGCTGTCCAGTGAGCTAGGGAGGTTTCACTGACGGGCTGCACGGCCTCAAATACGCGCCACTCCTTACCGCGTTTGAACAGGATGCCACAGTGACTGTAGGGCGAATGCGTGGCAAGTTGAATGGCCTGACTTTGGGAGGAGGTGGACGTCTGGAAAATTAGGTCGCCGTTGTGGAGCTTGGGTGCAATACGTGTTACCTCTGTTTCGGCGAGGCGAGCTTGCTGGGAGCCGAAGACTCGCTCTATTATTAATTTGCGCTGTCTATATGGCACATAGAAGTAGAGGAATCCGTACAAAAGCAACGGAAGTAGCAGGAACAGTAGAAACTTAAGCTTCATGGTTAGGCATCAGCCCGAGCAAGTGGAGCCGCAATGCAAGATAGAAGCTTCGCTACAAGCACCCCAAACGTTGAATACGAGCTACCGCAACGCCAACTCAAGTTCAACTTTTTTGCGCCGCTGGGCAACCAAGGCCACGCAAAACAGGATGCCGCCTGCAACCAGCGCCGCGCCCACCCATTCGGGCGAGGTATAGCCCAAGCCAGCCGCAATAGGCAAGCCCCCTAAGTAAGCGCCTAGCGCGTTGCCGGTATTGAAACCTGATTGACTTAGCGAGGAAGCCAGCATCTCGGAGCCTTTGGCCGACCGTATCATCAGCATTTGAATGGGGGCTGCCGTCGAGAAAGCCAAGGCACCCGTGAGCATGGTTATCATGATAGTGGGAATCTGATAATGCGCCGCAAAGGGAATGAGCAGCAGGGAAGTAGCCATGGCCAGCAGCAGCCACGTAGTAGCCCGGAGGGGCGACATACGGTCGGTGAGCCAACCGCCTAGTATGTTGCCGAGGGCCATGCCCACGCCCGCCAACACCATTAGAAAGGTAACGGCGTTGTTGCTGAACCCCGACACCTCCGTAAACAGCGGTACGATGTAGCTGAACCACGCAAAAAAGCCCCCATTGCCAAGGATGGTGATGCCAATTATCATCCAGGGTTCCAAGTGGGTGAAGGCTTGAAACTCTTGCCGCAAGTTGCTTTGCTTGGCCGACAGATTAGGCAACCAGCGCCACACGCTCAGCACCGTCAGCAGCGCCACTACCACAATCAGCACGAAGGGAATTCGCCAGCTGTAGGTATGGCCCAAATAAGTGCCAATTGGCACTCCAATGATGTTGGCAATGGTGAGGCCCGCAAACATGATGGATATAGCCTGCGCCTCCTTGCCCGGCTCGGCCAAACGGCCCGCTACTACCGCGCCCACTCCAAAGAAAGCGCCGTGCGGCAAGCCGGAAATAAACCGGGTCAGAAGCATGATTTCGTAGTTGGGAGCCAACAACGACAGCGCATTACCAATGGCAAACATACCCATCAGCAAGGCCAGAATCTTTTTGGGCGGAAGCTTGCCCGTGAGGGCCACCAACAACGGCGCACCCACTACGACCCCAAGCGCATACGCCGAGATGAAGTGCCCCGCCTCGGGGATGGTGATGCGCATGGCGCTTGCTATATCGGGCAGAATGCCCATCATGACGAATTCCGTCATGCCAATGCCGAACCCGCCCAATGTGAGGGGAATCAGTGCGAGTTTTGATTTCATGAAAAGCTTGGCTGCGCTTCGAGTTGCGCGACGGATAGGAGGTGAGCACCGGGTCTTTTCGACCGAAGCCTGACAACCCCATAGAATTTGTTGTTGTTCAAAAAAGGTAGCTTTCCGGTGAAAGCTGCTGCAAAGGT is from Hymenobacter tibetensis and encodes:
- a CDS encoding NmrA family NAD(P)-binding protein: MSCFRASLAAPHPTPTVLMATEQTPAYTSASSGPTTIVLAGASGELGLQIALSLLERGAYVRALIRRGSTNPQIATLREQGATVVEVDFANSKELTEACVGAACVVSALSGLRDVIVDTQARLLDAAVAAGVPRFIPSDYSIDYTKLPYGSNRNLDLRREFQERLDKAPIAATSVLNGMFTDLLTGQAPVVLFKLHRVAYWGNADQPLDFTTLADTAAFTAAAALDPTTPRFLRVAGEVATIRGVQAAASAATGKKFGLLWAGGLGVLGTMIKVTRALMPTSDEVFPPWQGMQYLHNMFSGLPKLAPLDNARYPEIRWTSVREVLKSRNE
- a CDS encoding YiiX family permuted papain-like enzyme; translation: MPYRQRKLIIERVFGSQQARLAETEVTRIAPKLHNGDLIFQTSTSSQSQAIQLATHSPYSHCGILFKRGKEWRVFEAVQPVSETSLAHWTARGKGGQFVVKRLRDAETVLTPAALQRLQVAGEQYRGKSYDLYFGWSDDRIYCSELLWKMYQQATGREIGELQTLREFDLSHPAVQAKLKERYGNRIPLTEKVISPVRMFESKELVEVR
- a CDS encoding MFS transporter, with the translated sequence MKSKLALIPLTLGGFGIGMTEFVMMGILPDIASAMRITIPEAGHFISAYALGVVVGAPLLVALTGKLPPKKILALLMGMFAIGNALSLLAPNYEIMLLTRFISGLPHGAFFGVGAVVAGRLAEPGKEAQAISIMFAGLTIANIIGVPIGTYLGHTYSWRIPFVLIVVVALLTVLSVWRWLPNLSAKQSNLRQEFQAFTHLEPWMIIGITILGNGGFFAWFSYIVPLFTEVSGFSNNAVTFLMVLAGVGMALGNILGGWLTDRMSPLRATTWLLLAMATSLLLIPFAAHYQIPTIMITMLTGALAFSTAAPIQMLMIRSAKGSEMLASSLSQSGFNTGNALGAYLGGLPIAAGLGYTSPEWVGAALVAGGILFCVALVAQRRKKVELELALR
- a CDS encoding endo-1,4-beta-xylanase, producing MLRHRLRFLLVPFSFLALELQAQNAPVVQQAETGTVGADWTTPTQTGVQYVTVVPTAMINSNNPGTAARIITYSVTFPGPGSYDLYARIRVGTGAANDDSFYYGNGFGTKTATDDTNWITANQLSGVGYTNATEVVGNAGGGQQQVWKWLNLSTFNGGEAPVAFTVTAGNLTQTFQVGAREDGLDIDKFVFGTTGLYFTVANLDAGAQGSSTPPTVFTPTGLPMATGKPKFLGGVHSVPQKPFFNNYFNQVTPENAGKWGSVESTRNVMNWAELDSAYALAQSKGYSFKLHTLIWGAQQPIWIETLPAAEQLAEINEWFAAVAQRYPNITQIEVVNEPTNDLPLNGSTGNNGPNTPGSGAGNYYNALGGAGTTGWDWVITSFELARRYFPNAQLMINDYGVMSSMTSAQRYLGIVNLLVARNLVDGVGIQGHAFETRNVSAANLAANLALLATAGKPLYITELDIDGVNSAMPPQLDDAIQLAEYQRVFPALWEHPAVRGITLWGYRPGHWRTTQGAYIANGDNTERPALVWLKNYVRTTVLSTKSNQNAALTLSPNPAAGGHFVLQGLEKAQTVRVLDLNGRLVKEVKGANQTTVDVSLQVTPGLYVVQVQDAYGVTSRKLVVE
- a CDS encoding glycosyl hydrolase 115 family protein, yielding MKFLPFYTARFRTACCLWLVLLVPFVAQAQTPAKKLTDTYVSAEKGKNGFTLAASGQAAALYASNTDWPGVLRAAQDLQADVNRVTNVTPTLITDKAPAGKEVVLIGTIGKSPLIDGLVKAKKLDVSQVTGKWETFVLQVVEKPLPGVDRALVIAGSDKRGTIYGIYDLSQQIGVSPWYWWADVPTKPQKVLYVAVGQHTQGTPKVKYRGIFINDEAPALQNWSKEKFGGVNSKMYAHMFELILRLKGNYLWPAMWGNMFNVDDPQNPVLADEYGIVMGTSHHEPLTRAHEEWKHAGKGAWNYQTNATTLQEFWRGGMKRMGTRENIVSIGMRGDGDEPMSEDSNIALLEKIVADQRKIIAEETGKPAEQTPQLWALYKEVQDYYDKGMRVPDDVTLLLCDDNWGNIRKLPKIGEKPRAGGYGIYYHFDYVGGPRNYKWLNTNPLPRIWEQMHLAHEYGANQIWIVNVGDLKPMEFPISFFLDYAWNPDKISADQVDDYSREWAAKQFGAKYATGIADILAKYAKYNARRKPELLNADTYSLTNYREWETVVADYNRLLTQAEQINQQLPTEYRDAYYQLVLHPVQACANLNELYYTVALNREAAKNGQANTNELAEKAKGLYAKDAEITNRYHALAGGKWNHMMDQTHIGYTYWQQPEKNAMPAVQTSAQATTVAPATQATPPSKPQTKAAAGAGFQENDGYVSIEAEHYSKAVHGGSVKWQTIPDLGRTLSGVTTLPTTAASQMPAASSPHLQYRVELTGSGPVTVKAYLAPTLNFTGGQGLRYAVSFDDEAPQIVNLHTGLVADNGNRPWEKAVAESILIKESKHTVAKPGTHVLKFWRVDPGVVLEKLVVDLGGVKPSYLGPPESASGASTNPKNEKGSVGQW
- a CDS encoding endo-1,4-beta-xylanase, which produces MTTTISMRRLTTVGLLLAGLTVFSSERPAPEKGLKDYYKDYLLVGVAVSPAGLKGSEGELIKQHFNSITPENSMKMGPIHPEENRYSWKDSDEIVQFAQDNKLRVRGHNLLWHEQTPKWLFKDANGKQVSKEVLLKRLKDHIDTVVKRYKGKIYAWDVVNEAISDNPQEFLRNSEWYQICGEDFIAKAFEYAHAADPKAVLFYNDYNTERPEKRERIYKLLKKLKDANVPIDAVGLQGHWSLEEPTEQELRKAIEQYSSLGLKVQITELDVSIYPWEKDRRAKRPDESDAYTPELEQKQIEQYKMFFRVFRENKNVLTGITFWNISDKYTWLDTYPVPGRKNYPLLFDQNQKPKKAYWEVVKF